A region of the Bacillus spongiae genome:
GAGGTGAAAAGGATTATCCGGTATTAGCTCCGGTTTCCCGAAGTTATCCCAGTCTTATAGGTAGGTTGCCCACGTGTTACTCACCCGTCCGCCGCTGACGTCAGGGGAGCAAGCTCCCCATCAGTCCGCTCGACTTGCATGTATTAGGCACGCCGCCAGCGTTCGTCCTGAGCCAGGATCAAACTCTCCATAAAAGTAGTTTGACTTGCTCATGTTTTGTGTAAGAACTAAGTTCTTACGTTTTAGAATTAACGTTGACGTTTCGTCTTTTCAGTTTTCAAAGTTCAATGTTTATCGCTCCGAGGCGACTTTTATAATTTACCATACCCTCCAAAAGAAGTCAATCATTATTTTGAAAAAGTTTTTTTAATCTCTTTCATTTTTTCATGGAATCTTTCGGACGAGTAATAATATATCACGAATATATGAACCTTGCAATAGTCTTTTTAATATTTTTTCATTACTATCTTTTCTATCATATTTTTTCAATCCCAGCATAACTCTAGTAAAAACCATATTATTGAAAGGAGATTGATGATGTTAACTCTGCTCGCTTTTTATATATCGTACATCTCGGCTATCTATTTATTTTGCTATTCTTACATTGAAGCTCTAAGGATTTTCGATTCTACCGAAAAAGTCCATGGTGGAACATTTATTTTTTCGACCACTATGGCTGTGTCGTTTTCTTTCATGTGCTATTGGTTTCTTAATTAAATTGTCTATTATTTAATCAATTGAGAGAACATTTTGCAACTGCTGCAGATCTTCCCACACGATTGCTGTTTCAATTAATAATTTTCCACCTATTTCTACCTGCTTTTCTTTTATTAGATCTCCTTGAAGTTTTTTATAAAACTGAATAGAAGAGTTCTCATTTACCACCCATGTAAATAATGATTTGTACCCTTCGCTCAATAATATAGAAATAGCATAATGGAGAAGTTTCTGCCCTATTTTCTTTTTTTGATGAGTTTGTAATAAATAAATGGCATATAATTCAGCATCAGCAATATTCGTCCTGCCCTTACCGAAACTAGCAAACCCTACTATTCTCCCTTCGCATTCTGCAACATAAGTATGGTGAGAATGTGCTAATATGTTCCTCCACATTTTTATTTTATTATCCACATCTAAAGTGGATAAATATGACTGTGGCAATATTCCTTGATAAGTGGTTTGCCAACTTTCTACATGTACTTTTGCAATACCCTCTCCATCACTAGACTGCGCCTTTCGAATAATCATCTTTCTCTCCTTTAGTAAATGAGGTTTCTCGTTTTTTCCTAGCTGTTCTTTCATCTATTAAAAATATCGCTATTCCCAGTATGATAATTCCTCCACCAAGCACTTGATAGTATGATACAGTCTCAGCCAAGAAATAATAAGCTAACAAGGAAGCACCTACTGGTTCTAACAAAATGGCCATTGAAATCGTCGAGGTACTAATCCATTTTAACGACCAGTTAAAGAGGGTATGACCTAATAAAGTAGGGACGATAGCTAAAAGCAAAAAATATACCCAATCTTCCTTAGGTAAGGAGATAAAATTCTCGCCCTTGATTAACACATAAAAAAATAAGACGACAGAACTAATACTATAGACAACAAATGTATACGTTGTCAGGGATAGGCGCTTTCTAACATGTTGTCCAAATAACAAATACCCAGTGACAAGGGCACAAGCGAGTAAGGCTAAAATATCCCCCCATAAAGCTAGACCACTAATTCTAAAGTCACCCCAACTAATTAAGATACTACCACTTATAGCAATACCACCTGCAACGATTGCTTTAAGACTTATTGCCTCCTTAAAGAATAGATATGTTCCTGCAAATGCAAATAGTGGCTGCAGTGTAACAAGCACTGTAGAACTAGCTACAGAAGTATAATTTAGCGATTCAAACCAAAGAATAAAATGAAATGCTAAAAAGATTCCCGATATTACAGAAAAGAGCCAATCTTTCTTGGTGATTAAGTTGAGTTCATGTCGGTATTTAAACAAAAAGACCGGAGACATTATTACAATCGTAAAAAACAGGCGATAAAAAGCAATAACCCCCGCTTCAGCAGAAGAAGCTTTCACTAATACTGCAGAAGTTGAGACCGCAATTACACCAACCCATAAAGCGATAATAGGGTTTACTTTCTTGTCTTCTCTCATAGACTTCAACCTCTCCATTTACAAATAATTATTTAGGGAATACACTTCTTCTAAATTTACACTATTCTGAACATAAAATTCAATATCTACTAATCTTCTTTGATCTAATTTACTTTACTACTTGTATAAATTAAACATTTTCACTATTTTGGGAACGGTCAAGGGAAGGATATTGTACTAATTATAGCTGCTTTGTTACTGAAAGCAGCGTTTTTCTAAGAGTAGCGCATAGTCGAGGAATTTGTGAATAGAGGATTTTTTACTGTACTACTAAATTGATTGTTTTGTACTGTTTGCACTTCTAACTTAGCTAATAACCAATTATCTTAAGTTCTATCATTGGTGAACTATCGTCCTATTGATATATAATTACGCAACAGCATTTTTTATAGAAAATAATTGTTACATGTACAGCAATAATTATTTCCGAAGAAAAAACAAATATTTCCTATTTTCTCATGATCTATTGAAATGTAATGGTGACCATTGTGACATTCTTATGTACCTTATTAATCATCCTTCTTAGTAATTAAAGGAGAGTGATGATTACATAACCATTACATGAGATAAGCTTTTTAACTTCTACAGATAGAAATTTAACTCTTCTAACATACTCTATTATTTATTTTCACTCCTCTGTTATGAATAGCATAAAAACATACTAACAAAATTTGGATCATTATGGTGAGTATGTTTACGAACTAAACTATTCACAAGCCTATATCGTAAATATATTGTATTTACTTTCATGCACCGATTATATAGCTAAAGCTATTAGCCATTAACTGATTATGACTTCTTTGCGGAACCATATTCTCTATAAATTGAATTAAAACAGACTCCAGCCTGTCTTCACGTCTAACAGCATGTAAATATTGAACAAATTCACATATTTTTTTCGTTTGGTACAAATTAATGTCATTGTCGTATTTTTTAAATATTTCAAACAATACTTTAAAATCGTCATCTGTATATGTATTATTTTTAACACTTGCTTTTAATTGGTCAATTTTATCTTGATCAAGATCTTGTAGCTTTATTTTTTCCATATTATACCTCCTGATTCACGTCATGAAATTAAAGTTACTCTCACCTTACTACATTGACCATTACACTAACATTACAAAAACCTCATTCTATTCGAAAAAGAATGAGGTTTTTTAATTTTTTCACTTTCTTCACATTTTATTTACATTTTCTTTATCTAATAAAAGAGCTTTCCTTTTCTCTTCATAAAATTCCGCTTCAATATCTTTTTTTTCTTTTTGTAATAAATATATCATTTGATCAAAATACAATTCTTCCGCAGGATGATATTTAATAAGCGTTTTTAATATATCAATAGATTGATCAGTAGTTAGGTTACAATCCAATAATTCTTCACAGAGTTCAATAACTCTACTCTCAAGTTTTGTACGAAGCTCTAATGCCCATTCATCATATAAACTAGGAAACAGTGAATCTGGTAGAAGGTGTAACTCCTCAATAATTTCATTAACGTGCTGTTGAATATTTTCAAATTCATCAACTTTACGAAACCAATTTAACCACTGTACATAATCTACTTTTGTTCGTACTGCTAAAGAAATTCCTTCACGTTCAATCATTAAATATTGATCAACCTCATTACCTGTATGCTCCTCTAGTATCGCCTTAATATGATTCAAGGAAACTCGAAGCTGATTTCTAGCTTTATTTAATTCTAAACCAGGCCAAAAAATATCGAATAATTGGTCTCTTGTCACATTTTTATGAAGAGCTATATAGCTAAAGATTTGTTTTGCTTTCCTTTGATTCCATTTCCCCATAACATATTGACCATTTATCTTCACCGAGAATGTCGATACGAAAGAAACCTGTATGACATTTTTACTAAGAAGCTGATGAATACCTGCATCAACGATACTCTCCAAATCTTTAGCAATTTTTTCACCAAATTCTGATTTGGGCAGTGAAATATATTGTTTCTGTGTTACTTTATGAATAAAATCACGAATCCAATGAGCGAGAAGCACACTTTGATCCATCATAATCGCGCTTGAAGCATTAGGAACAATTAAAAATCGATCATCTGTTAAATACTTTATGTCTAATAAGTGCAACTTTGGTGGATAAAGTGGATCATATTCACCAACTACATTAAAAATTGGAACAGAAATGCTTTTAAATTTTTTCGAAGAATAACTTAATACACTTTCCCCACATAATCGATAAAATTGTAAATAATCATTTTCATTAACTACTTTGAGCATATTCACAACTTTTTTTATGTTTCTCTCATCTTTATAATAAAAAAGATTTGGGATAATGCTGTTTATAAATTCTTTCTTTCCTTGTTTAAAAGCTCTAACCCGTTTGTAAAATTCCCTTTCACCTAGATCATGTGGGTAAAAAATGGGCGTTGAAACTAAGGTAAGTGACTGGATGTACGGTTTATTTACTGTAGCCAGTTCAATACCGAAATTGCCTCCTCCACCGTATCCTACAAAATGTACGCGTTGTAATTGCAATTTATTTAAAATAGCCTCTAATTCTTCAGTTAAAAAATCCCATGTCCATTTCTCTTGCCCATGTTCTTTTTGGTTTGTACCGTGTCCAGGAAGATTATATCTAAGCACATGATAGTTAGGCAGTAAATACTCAATAATGGGCTCCCAAATATTCATATCCACTCCCAAGCCATGAACTAATAAAATGGTTTCAGCATGATCTGCATTACATTCATGAAATTGATAGTGTATCGGTTGACTATTATCTAGCAACATAATTGGCATACTAATCTCTCCTACAAAAAATCCCTATTTTCAATAATAGCTTTTCTTACTAGGAAATAACAGAAAAATTTTACAATATATACTCCATTTTTATTTTACCGTTTGTTATATGAAGTTGTAATGATTTATTGCCAAATTGGTGATAAATAGTAAAGATATTCATCGAACACCGTTACCTTAGTGGAAGGAGAGAATTATGGAACAACAGGCTGACTACGAAAAGCTGTTACTTGATACTTATAAATCTATGGAAAACACATACGTTTTAATAAAAGAAGGGTGGTACGGGTACGTCCTTTTCACTCCAATGTGGTGGCTATTAATTTTCCTTACTTTTGCTCCATGGATTATTTGGTATTTTTTTAAACCTAAAAGAAGTGCTGCTCGATTATTATTTGGTGTTTTCTTCGTTACACTCATTTCAATTATTTTGGATTCCATTGGGATTTTGACAGGGGCTTGGTATTACCGTTATAAGTTTGCTCCATTTACGCCGGAATTTATTCCATGGGATATTACAATTATACCAGTCAGCTTGCTCTTTACTCTTCAAATAAAGCCAAAAGCAAACCCATTAATTAAAGGGGTCATATGGGGGGGAAGTGCAGCATTTATCGGAGAACCATTATTAGAGTTTATTGGATTTTATGAGCCTGTTTACTGGAGAAGCGGATATTCCTTTTGGGTATATATTCTACTTTTTCTAATTGCCTATTTCTTCTCTACAAAAATTAATAGCTTTGAAAAGCTTAATTAAATACAATCATACAGAATCCCCCCAATAGTCAGTTTGATATTGAGGGGGTATTCTTTTCAAGACCTTTCTCCATGCCTAAAAGGTGCATATAAAGAAACACACTTCTATAAATTGAAGTACTTAAACTGTGATACCCGTTTGTTTTTCAAGCAAATTACTAAACAAACTTCTTTTTGCTTTTGCCAATTGAGAAAATCCTCCTATTTGAACAATCTTCCCTTTATCTAAAACAACTACTTGGTCTGCATTTCGAATAGTAGATAAACGATGAGCAATGACAATAACCGTCATTTTCCCCTTCAATTTTTCAACTGCTTCTTGAATTTTTGCTTCATTTTCACTATCAAGTGCACTTGTTGCTTCATCTAGTATCAAAATAGACGGTTTTTTTAATATTGCTCTTGCTAAGACTAGCCTTTGCCTTTCTCCACCTGATAGTTTTATTCCTCTATCACCAATTACGGTATCTATACCGTTAGAAAGTCCCTTAACAAAATCAGCAGCAGCTGAGAAGTGCAAAGCCTCCCAAAGTTCGTCCTCACTTGCATTCGGCTCAAGCATAAGCAAATTATCACGGATGGATGCATTAAATAAAAAAGGATCCTGTGGAACATAACTGACTGCTTTCCTTAGTGAAACTAATTTTTCGTCCGTTAGTAAGGTACCGTCTATAAACACTTTCCCTTCTTCAGGCCGATTAAGCCCCATTAAAATATCAATTAATGTGCTTTTCCCCGCGCCCGAAGGACCTACAATAGCAGTCATTGCATTAGCTGGAAATTTTACATTTGAATTCTTAATAGCATACTTGGAATCATCTATATTATAACGGAAATTTACATTTATTAACTCAATATTATCCGAAACAGCTAATGGCATTACTTTATCTGTACCTTGCTTCAGCGGAAATTCATTTGCCTTCCTACATTGATGAAGAAGGTCCTCGATAATGACCAAAGCAGGTATAGTGGTAGCAAGTTGTTCCATATTCGCTTGAATACTTGTAAATCTAGGCCAGAGTCGAGAAAAAATAATAATGATTAAAAACAATTGTTCAGGTTGACTGCGAAACATATTAATAGATAAAAAAATAAAAACGGCTATAATGACAGCTGACGAACACTTATATAAAAGCTGTGAGTTTGTTTTAACTCTTACTAATTCACTTTGTTCTTTTACAATTTCTTCACTCAATCCTTTTAACCATCGGCTTCTTGAACTCTCTAAAGAATTACTTTTAATATCTTTAATGCCGTTAAAACTATCCGTTATACCAGCTAAATACTCTCTGCCAATTTTAGAAGTTTGACTCCCTATACTTTTTGATTTTTTTATAAAATTTCTAGATAAGAAAGCTAAAACGACTCCAGAAAATAATACTAATATCGTCAAGGACGGTGATAACCAAAAAGCAATGCCAAGCTGAATAATGGTAAAAATAATAGATGTCAGTAATTGTAGGAACATACTCGTCCCCCCATTCACTCGACCTATTTCAGTCGTAAGTGAGGTGATGAGATCCGATTTCCGATGCTTTAAGAAGAAGTGCCAGTTTGACTGTAATACATCACGGAACGCTTCCATTCTTAAATGGTTTATAAACCCGACTTGGATTTTCACGTTCCTTCTAGTAATATTTCGTTGCAACATGGCTTGTCCTGCAACAATAAAAAAATAAATCGTTAGTATAAAAATTAATGAGTAAGATGGCGGTATTTTTGTGATAAAACTCAATAACTCGGAGAGGGCTGAAATGTCCGAATCCGTTGGCATAAGCCCACTAACACTTAACATTGGAATTAGCAGTAGAATACCAACTCCTTCTAGCATACTGATTAAAACCATGCCTAACAGATTGATAATCAATATTTTCCCTGAAAAAGAGTATAACCTTTTAGTGAAGTATAGTAAGGATTTCATTTATATCCCCCTATTTAAAGCATGAAGTTTCTTCGTCTTCCTCCAAAACCAGAGAAATGGTCGCAAAGGAAAATACAAAAAATGGAGGCTTTTCGGTAAAGGTAATGTGTCAGCATCATCGGAATATGGAAATAAAAAACTTAAAATAAATAAAGTCTTTTGTCTAAATGTTTTTAATAAAAATAAATAACGTTTATGATATTTTGCTACTTCTTCAGGTAAAGGTTCGGTATGTAAATTGACCATATTCTCAAAATAAAATACAGTATTTTGACTTAATTCAACGGCTTTTCTACTTTTTATTAGCGGATCCATTTCTTTATTTAATTCCGTTCCAAAAAGATTGGCTGATAGTAATAATGCTTGGCCAACTATTTGATAAGAATAGTATTTTTTTGAAAGTTTAAAAATAAGGGTCCAATCCAGCTCTTCAGATTGATTTTGAAATAATTGATGTATATCAACGACCCACCTTAATCGAGACCAACCATGTCTAGCTCCATGTGAGATAAGGAATAATAATAAATCCTCTCTTCCAAGATAATAGCTTGGAGATGGTGTAATATTACTAACTCTCTTCCTATTCCACAAATCATTAAAATTCGGTTCAGGTCCAGGACCAGGATTTAATCTCCAATGCACTTCAAGTTTCACGCGTTTTTCAGGATGAAAATAAGCAACGTGATGATGTCTCCATTTCCAATCACTTAATACTGTTGAAATGTAATCATCTTTCACATACCCACAATCTACTAATAAATCATGGACTCGATCTAATTCGTCTATTGGGATTAGGACATCGATATCACTAGAAGTTCGGCGAGAAATATCTCCGTAAAGGTCATCAGCTAAAACAGGGCCTTTTAAAAATAGCATTCTTACATTCTCTTTTAGCAGAAGGCTATTTAAACTCTCCATTTCATGAGTAAGGTGTAGCATTTTTATCGTGTTTTTTTGGTATGCTTTCTTCAATCGGTTGATAATTTGAGACGGAATTTGAATTTGCTGATTTTCGTCTGCCTTTAAGAAAATCTGTGGATAAATACGGTGATGCTTTGCGAGGCTTAAAAATGTTTCCCAATCAATACTACGATCAGACTTATAAGAAGAAGGAGTATGACCATTATCAAATTTTAATATTTCTATAAGCAATTTCAATTCTTGTTTTACATTGTTTAAATCAAGCCTCAACTTGTTTTCCATTAACCTTCACCTTCAATCTTTAATGAGCTTTATTCTGGAATGTTCCGACGACTGTAAATCGTTTCATCTCTTCATAGCCAGTAATATAAATGGATCCACTTCTTAACCAAGCATGCGCAATCATTTTTCCTTCTTCGTCTTTTGCTGTACCTAAATATAAGGTAGTTTCTATTTTTCTTCTCTTCATCATCTTCATTCCAGCAATAGCCTTCACTAAACATTGACTTTCCCAGAAAGTATAACGACTCATTATATGAATAGCTTGAGAGACTTGCTTTGCTTTTTTCACATTCACCCCTTCTAGTTCAAAAGGTGACTCTTTCATATGACGACCAAATGAAGGAGCTACTTTTTTAAATGGTAACTCTTTCATAATTCTACCCAACGCCAAATAGAAGAAAGCTTCAATAAAAATCCATTTTGTTTTATTATTTAAAGATAAAAACAATGCTATTTTTTTCATGTACTTTTCACCTAACGCTACACTACAATGACTAATTGTTCTTGTCTTAATAATTCTAAAAATGATAACACCTGTTCTTCACATTCCTGTTTCGATATTTCATATTCAGCCATTAGCTTGGTCACTAATGTCGAAATAGGAAGCGGATTATCAATCAATTCCCAAATCCTCCCACCGACATCCCCTAGATTATAATATTTTCCATTAGAGATACTTAACATTACTTTCTCTCCATTCATATCGCTAACAATACTGCCCTCGACTTGTTTAATACTGTCGTTAGTAGTAAGTTTTTCAATTTTCATCATCGATTAAGTCCCCTTTTATCGTTTTTAATAGTAAGGATTGTAATTCGAATGGAGTAAATTTAGTTAGTGGTCGCTTCACTCGATAAACTTCTAGTTGATGAGCACATTTCGCTGTCATATCAAAATGCCACTCTAAAAGATTTAAGCCCTTTAAAAAAGAATTTCTATAAGTATGATGCAGTAAAATTGGCAGTTTTTCTAAACGACTGTCGATTCGAGTTAATTCTATAGAATCTTGTTCCGATTTCACTAATTCGAATACACCTGCAAGGGGTAACGACTCACCGTCATAAAAATTAGAGGCTACTGGAATTGCATATTTTGTTTCTCTTTCAAATAAAGGCTTAAATTCATTTGGGTGCATCTCTAATTTCTTCAAACTTTCTTCCCATAACTTTTGTTGTGGGTACGATGGGGCTACTGTAATTTCCCCATTTAAGGAATGGGATAAAGCTATCACATCATCGCTTAATAGTGGGTATCCATTATCTATAAAAGTAGCAGCTAAAGTAGACTTTCCTGCTCCTGATTCACCGACAATAGCATAAGCTTTTCCATCGATTACAACCGCACTTCCATGCAATGGTAATATTCTTCTTTGCATCAGTAGAATTCCCATACAAGTACCAAGTACATAAAGACGAATTTTATCGTAATCAGCATGAAGAGATGGAGAAACAATTATACTATTTCCATTTAAGACACCAAAAATGGCAGTATTCTTTATATGAAATAGGACCTCTTTTTCCTTAACGATAAATTTCCCTTCAATCCCAATCTCGTTCCAGCGTTCGGTTAAGTCTGCTATCGTTATATCAATATCTGCATGATAGCTTTCTTCAAAAAATGTATATTCTTTTAGTTCTGGAAGTGGGATTTCACTTTCGATTACCATTCCAAAAGCTTTATAAGTCGCTTTAGTCATTGTGTCGACCATATTCATCACTCCATGATAATCTTCGATATGCTTACTATTAAGCCCCTATATACATATAGAATATAAGGGCTTAATTAGTAAAGTAGAGCCATTTGTACTACAATTCTTAGCTAAAGTGATCGTTATCCTCGATATCTGGGTCATTTTGATAGTCATCTACCCAACGAAGTCCAGGACCTGCCATTGTCATATCAATTGATAGAATTTCTAATTCTGGTGTTTCCCAATTCTTTTTCATTATTTCACCCCCTTTCAAGTACGTTTTTTTAGAAATCGATATAAAATTAGGCTGCGCATCAGAATTTTAAAATCCTCGTGCAAAGCCAAATCAGGACTAGGATTTTCCCTTACATTACATAATGACTTGCGTAATACTTTTGTATCAATAAACTGAGAAATGGATGTGTCGTTCATTAATTGGTCTAGCTCACTAGTAAACTCGGACCAATTCGGCATCATTCTATGAACAATATCTACACCTTGTGCTCCACGGTACCGATGATTCAAACGAACTTCATCTGGCAAATAGTCAACGGTCGACCGACGAATTAACGAGCGCTCTATTCCATTCTGAACGAATTGAGAATCTGGCAATGATAAACAAAAGCGAATAATACGCAAATCATTTGTTGGATCACGTCTCCACAAAGAGAATCGTAACGATAGATTGGTGTCACTTACACCATTCCCCCAATAAAATAATTGCTTAAATTGTTCCTCTCTTGCCTTGCTTGCTCCAGGTATTCTTCTTCCTGTAATATCTATCCCGTGCTCTCTTACCTTTTGAGCGACATTTGTTTTCTTAGCAAAATCAGAATTAATAAATTGAGGAAATGAAAACTGATTATCGAGTGTAAGCCATTCGTTTATAATGGGAAATGCACTCCGAGTAACCATTTTTAAAAGCTGTTTTCTTCCCATTCTTTTTACTCTGGCGTAATGATTAATCTCTTTATAAAAAGTTAGTAGTTTTAGTTTTTTTAATAACCTTCCATAATAATCAATTGATGACCCCCAAGAGATCGTCCAATTTCCTCGAGCTCCATTTAGAAGCATTCCAATATCATGCTTAGCTGCCTGTTCATAAATGCCATATATCCAAAAGGAATTATTAAAAAACTTATAAGGCATCTCAACTGTTTCTAGCCAAGTATCAATTTCAGTAAAGGGGTTTCTATCTTTAAAATCAAGATAATGATCTTGAATATTCCCAACATGCTTAACGGTCGTTTGAATAAACGGTGTTTCATCAGCGACGCGTGAACGTGGCGTCCAGTCTTCAAAATCCTTAACGGGTACATAGCTGAAGGTATGTATTTGTTTATTTTCTTTTCTTAATTCTTTCGAAGCAAAACTAACCACCGTGCCTGAATCCAATCCACCACTTAAATATGCCCCTACATTCCGATTCGTACGTAGTCTATCAGCGACGGACCGTCCGAATATTTCTTTGAAAGCCTCTTCATATTCTTCGTTTGATTGAAGGATGAGTCTTTCTTTTGGTTGTAAAGGAGTATGTTTTTTAAGATTCATTCTCCCATCTTGAAAGGCAATGGAATGTGATGGTGGTACTTGTTGAATATGTTTATACACGGTTGAAGAAGTATCAACAGTATTAAACATATCGGGAATAATGAGAAATTCAGCAATCCACTCCTCATTGAGCTGTTGTTTAACAAAAGATAGCTCAAATAGAGGAGCTAAGGTCGTTGAGAAAGCAAAGCAATTCTCTGAATAAACATAATACAGAGTACGACTTCCGGCAAAATCCCTCGAGCCGAACAGCTTTTTCTCCCTTTCATCCCAAATCATAAAAGCATATTCTCCGATTAGGTAATTAGGACACTCTTCTCCCCATTTCTCATACGCTAACAAAATCAATTGGCTATCAGGTATCCCTTTTCTTATCGCTCTGTCTGTTTGCAAACGATCAAAAAGTTCATCTCTGTTATCAATGATTGCATCAGCCGTGATTGCCAATTGTTTTTCCTGATTAAAAAAAGGTAGACGCTCTCCTACAGATTCAGGCGTAATCCACTGTGCGTGACAGCCAAAGAAGAGATTGTTCATCTTCAAAACTTGTATATCATCAGAGGGAAACTTCTCTAGTGAGACCATCATCTTATTTATGTCTTCTATATTGAGTAAATGACTATTTTCATGATAGATTCCTGTAATGGCACTCATGTATATATCCCTCCCCCTTAACAATACTATTTCTTATAGAGAACAATTTTAACTCTATTTCTTCCAACTACATACTTTTTATGATAGATAATTCTTAATACTATTCTTTTTAAAGTCATTTAGTAATAACGAACGAAATGGTACAAAATATTGATGA
Encoded here:
- a CDS encoding ATP-binding cassette domain-containing protein → MVDTMTKATYKAFGMVIESEIPLPELKEYTFFEESYHADIDITIADLTERWNEIGIEGKFIVKEKEVLFHIKNTAIFGVLNGNSIIVSPSLHADYDKIRLYVLGTCMGILLMQRRILPLHGSAVVIDGKAYAIVGESGAGKSTLAATFIDNGYPLLSDDVIALSHSLNGEITVAPSYPQQKLWEESLKKLEMHPNEFKPLFERETKYAIPVASNFYDGESLPLAGVFELVKSEQDSIELTRIDSRLEKLPILLHHTYRNSFLKGLNLLEWHFDMTAKCAHQLEVYRVKRPLTKFTPFELQSLLLKTIKGDLIDDEN
- a CDS encoding paeninodin family lasso peptide; this encodes MKKNWETPELEILSIDMTMAGPGLRWVDDYQNDPDIEDNDHFS
- a CDS encoding asparagine synthase-related protein; this encodes MSAITGIYHENSHLLNIEDINKMMVSLEKFPSDDIQVLKMNNLFFGCHAQWITPESVGERLPFFNQEKQLAITADAIIDNRDELFDRLQTDRAIRKGIPDSQLILLAYEKWGEECPNYLIGEYAFMIWDEREKKLFGSRDFAGSRTLYYVYSENCFAFSTTLAPLFELSFVKQQLNEEWIAEFLIIPDMFNTVDTSSTVYKHIQQVPPSHSIAFQDGRMNLKKHTPLQPKERLILQSNEEYEEAFKEIFGRSVADRLRTNRNVGAYLSGGLDSGTVVSFASKELRKENKQIHTFSYVPVKDFEDWTPRSRVADETPFIQTTVKHVGNIQDHYLDFKDRNPFTEIDTWLETVEMPYKFFNNSFWIYGIYEQAAKHDIGMLLNGARGNWTISWGSSIDYYGRLLKKLKLLTFYKEINHYARVKRMGRKQLLKMVTRSAFPIINEWLTLDNQFSFPQFINSDFAKKTNVAQKVREHGIDITGRRIPGASKAREEQFKQLFYWGNGVSDTNLSLRFSLWRRDPTNDLRIIRFCLSLPDSQFVQNGIERSLIRRSTVDYLPDEVRLNHRYRGAQGVDIVHRMMPNWSEFTSELDQLMNDTSISQFIDTKVLRKSLCNVRENPSPDLALHEDFKILMRSLILYRFLKKRT
- a CDS encoding VanZ family protein, producing MKSIELYTLVISIRYASIEEVHQYFVPFRSLLLNDFKKNSIKNYLS